The genomic interval TTTTGTTTATCCAGTTCTTTGGGGGATGGATTTACAATCAGAACATGAACAGTATTTAGTGACTAACTATTTTCAATCTCCTGTAATAATATTTGATTATCCTTCTTGTATTAAAGCTTTTTATATGCGTATGAATAAGGATAAAAAAACGGTTCAAGCGATGGATGTATTATTTCCAGAAATAGGAGAAATAATTGGAGGATCTCAACGGGAAGAACGTTATGATATATTATTAAATCGCATAAAAAACACAAATGTAGATAATAGTAAACTTTGTTGGTATTTAGATACACGTCGTTTTGGATCAGTTCCCCATAGTGGATTTGGGTTAGGATTTGATCGTTTAGTTCAATTCATTACAGGGATGAAAAATATTCGAGATGTAATTCCTTTTCCCAGGACTCCAAAAAATGCAGAATTCTAAAATATGTTAAAACAAAAATTATTACAAAAAGGACAACAAAAGCTTTCCCCCCAACAAATTAAACTAATGAAATTAGTACAATTATCTACTTTGGATTTTGAACAAAGAGTAAAACAAGAATTGGAAGAAAATACAGCATTAGAATTAGAAGAAGATTGTTATAATAATAAAGATAATAATATTATTATCGATCATAACAAAAATAGAATCACAGATGTTCGTTCTGATGAAAATTCTGAAATTTTTGATTTTTCAGATGATGAAAATGGAATAATAAATGATTCCTCTGCAGATCTTTCTTCTAAAAAAAATTTAGACGAAATTATAATAGATAACAATAATCATAATTTTATAAAACAATATAGAGGGGGATTCGGAAAAGATATTTCCATAATTTCGGGAATTTCTTTTCAAGAATATTTAAAAAGTCAATTACATACTTTTCGTTTTTTAAATCAGGAAGATTTATTGATAGCAGATTTTATATTAGGAAATATCGACGAAGATGGTTATCTCAGAAGAGATCTCACAGCCCTATCTGATGATATACTTCTGATTCTTGGAATATCAGTATCTGTCAAAAAGATTGAAAAATTGCTTTTAAACTATATTCAAAAGTTAGATCCTATAGGAGTAGGATCTAGAAATTTACAAGAATGTCTTCTTTTACAATTAAAAAATAAAAAAAAATCATCAGAAATAAATTTTGCAAAAAAAATTGTCCAAGATTATTTCAAGTTTTTTACAAAAAAACATTATCAAAAATTGCAAAATAAGTTAGGAACAACAAAAAAAAATTTAAGAAAAGCCATTTCTAAAATAGAAAAGTTAAATCCAAAACCAGGTAAGATTTATTCTGGAAACGCTAAAAATTTAGATGATTTTGATAATCTTATTCCAGATTTTACTATCTGCATAGTAGATGGAAAATTAGAACTTTCTTTAAATCAAAGAAATACTCCAGAAGTAAAAATTTCATCTTTATATTTAGAGATGTTAAAATCTTATAATTGTTCAAAGAAAATAAAAAATATAAAAAATGACGAAAATGCTATTATGTTTATAAAACAAAAAATTGATTCAGCAAAGTGGTTTGTTGATGCTATTAAACAACGAAAAGATACATTAATGTTAACAATGAATGCTATTATGGATTATCAAAAAGAATATTTTTTAACTGGAGATCCATATCAAATAAAACCTATGATTTTAAAAAACATTTCACAAAAAATTGGAGTAGGGATATCAACTGTCTCTCGTGTTGCTAACAGTAAATATGTAAATACACCATATGGAACTTTTTTAATAAAAAGTTTTTTTTCAGAAAAAATGATTAACGAAGAAGGAGAAGAAATTTCTTCAATTGAAATAAAAAAATTATTAGGAGATTCTATTGAAAAAGAAAATAAAAAAAGCCCTTTAACTGATGAAAAGTTATCAAATATTCTCAAAAGAAAAGGCTATCCAATAGCTAGACGTACTGTAGCAAAATATAGATCTCAAATGCAGATTCCTGTTGCAAGAATGCGAAAAATTTTATAATTATTTTTTGATTATAATAGTTTTCCAATTAGAAAATTCTTTTATTGACAGAACAGAAAGCTCTCTTCCATATCCAGATTTTTTTATTCCTCCAAAAGGAAAACGAGGATCAGACTTTACTACTTCATTGATAAATACCATACCCGTCTGAATTTTTTTGGATAATTCCTCCGCCTTTTCTAAATCTTCTGTCCAAATGGAAGCACCTAATCCATAACATGTAGAATTCACAATAGATGGAATTTCTTGTTCATCAAAAAAAGTATATATCAATCCTATTGGCCCAAATAGTTCCTCTTTATTTGAAGAAATATTATTATTTTTTATTTTCAATAAAGATGGAGAAAAAAAATTTTTTTCTCTTACAGAAGAGAGACAGATTTTTGCTTCATTAGCAATAATATTATTGTATTGTTTATATAATTTTTCAGATAAATCAGAACGAGAAATATAACCTATTTTAGTAGATTCATCATATAAATCTCCTCTCTGATATTTTTTCATTTCTTGAATTACAATATCTATAAAATAATCTGAAATGGAATTATCCACAACAAATCTTTTAGCTGAAATACATGTTTGGCCTGTATTGTTTAATCTAGATTTTGTTGCAATTTTTCCAGTTTCTTCTATGTTTTTCACATCTTTTAGAACTACAAAAGCGTCATTACCACCTAACTCTAAAACAGATTTTTTAATATATTTTCCGGATAAATATCCTATATGACTTCCAGCAAAATGACTTCCTGTAAAAGTAACTCCTTGTATTGTAGAATTAGATATAACTGATTCTATTTTAGGAATATCTATTAAAAGAACTTGAAAAACCCCTTTTGGAAATCCAGATTCAATAAATATTTTTTCTAAAAGAATAGAACAACCTGTAGTATTAAAAGCGGGTTTTAAAAGAATTACATTTCCTAATAACAAGTTAGGAATGGCATATCTTATAGTCTGCCATATTGGATAATTCCAAGGCATAATCCCTAATATAGCACCTATTGATTCAAATCTAACATAAGATTTTTCATATTCTGTAGTTGTTATATTTTTAAAAAAAACAGATTCTTTAATAGAAGAATAATACTCGCACAATTTTATGCTTTTATTGACTTCTGATTTTGATTGATATATGGGTTTTCCCATCTCCTGAGTAATTAAATACGATATGATATCTATAGTCTTTTTCATGCAAAAAGACAGTTTAATAATCTGTTTAATTCTATAAGAAAAAGAAGTGTTTTTCCATTCTTCATATGCTTTATGAGCTATAGATATTTTTTCTAAAATATCTTTTTCAGAAAGAAAAGAATAAGTGTTAATTATACTATTATCAACCGGATTAATGGTTTGAAACTTATTATTATTCATATTCATAGTTTCATAGTTCCTCATTTTTTTGAAAATAAAAAGAACATAAAATCATCTATGTAACTTTTCTACTCGTTTGAATAGAAATTTTTTCTTGAAAACAAATCGCATACAACTTAATCTTTTTCAAAAATAAAAATAGACCATTAGATCGAATTGGAGATAAAAATGTTTTCAAACCTATTTCAGAAATAAAATTTGCATTTGATGAAATGATTTCAAAAGGAATCTGTCCTGAATATAGACGAATCATAAGAGCTGCCATACCTCTAGGCAACAAAGCGTCACTATCTGCATCAAAAAAAACACGTACTCCTTTTAATTGGGCACCTAGCCAAACTTGAGATTGACATCCATAAATTAATTTATCATCTGATCTAAAATCAATCGATTTTTCGGGCAAATTTCTTCCTAAATCTATAAGATATTCATATTTCTCTTCCCAATCTTTGAGAAGAATAAATTCTTTTTTAATTTCTTCTTCTTTTTCCTGTAACGTCATTTCAAAATTTTTACACAAATATAGAATGATTATGATTTCTGATTATTATTTAGGATAGGATTATTTAATAATTTTTCTCTAGCTATTTTTGCAGCTTTTGTCATATTTTTAAGTGATTTCATTACTTCATTCCATTTTCTAGTTTTTAAACCACAATCTGGATTCACCCAAATATTTTTAATTGGAAACCTATTAGAAGCTTTTTTAATTAAATCAAATATTTCTTTTACAGTAGGAATTCTTGGAGAATGAATATCATATACCCCGGGGCCTATTTCATTTGGATAAGAATATTTTGAAAAAGATTCTAACAATTCCATTTTAGATCTTGATGTTTCTATTGTTAGAACATCTGCATCTAGATTTTCTATATGAGGTAATATGTCATTAAATTCACTATAACACATATGTGTATGAATTTGAGTTTCATCTTTTACTACACTTGAAGAAATCCGAAAAGCTTTAACTGTCCAATCAAAATAAAATTTCCACTTTTTTTTTTTCAAAGGTAATCCTTCTCTAATTGCTGGTTCATCAATTTGAATTATTTGAATACCAGAATCTTCTAAATCCTTTACTTCATCTCTAATAGATAAAGCAATCTGATAAGCCGTAGTAAAAATAGGTTGATCATTTCTTACAAAAGACCACTGTAAAATAGTTACAGGTCCAGTCAACATCCCCTTCATTAATTTTTCAGTTTGGGACTGAGCAAAACAGATATATTTAGTGGTAATATTTTTATTCCGAGTAACATCTCCATAAATAATTGGAGGTTTCACGCAGCGACTTCCATAACTTTGAACCCACCCATTTTCAGTAGAAATAAATCCTTTTAGTTTATCTGAAAAAAATTCGACCATATCATTCCTCTCAAATTCTCCATGTACTAAAACATCTAAATTGATTTCTTCTTGTTTCTTTATAACATATACAATAAATTCCTTAATTTTTTTTTCATATTCTTCTTGACTAAATTCTTTTTTTTTAAACTTATTTCGTAAAGTACGAATTTCTTTAGTCTGTGGAAAGGAACCAATGGTCGTAGTGGGAAATACAGGAAGATTAAATTTTTTATTTTGTTTTTTTTGTCGAATGTTAAAAGGACTTTTTCTTTGAAAATCTAAGTCTCTTACTTGTTTTACTTTTTCTTTCACTTTTTGATCATGAAAAAGAAAAGAACTTTTTGTTTTTTTTAAAGACATCAAATTTTGAGATAATAAATCCTTATTCCCTTTCATAATATCTTCTAAATCTTTTAATTCATATATCTTTTGTTTTGCAAAAACCATTCTATTTTTTATATCTGAATGAATGGAATATTCATATTCTATATCGAGGGGGATATGTATCAGAGAACAACTGGGAGCAATCATAACACGTTTTTCTCCTAACACTTTTATTGATCTTTCGATATTCTTAATGGAATTCACATAATTATTTTTCCAAATATTTCTTCCATCTATTAACCCTAAAGATAAAATCATTTTTGTATCACTCAAAAAACTAAGCACTTTTTCTAATTGATCTGGATCTTCTATTAAATCAACATGCAAAGCATTTATAGAAGAAGAAAACTCTCTAAGAATAGAAATGTTTTCTGAAATTCCATCAAAGTAGGATGTTAATAGAATATTAATTTCAGAACAATGTTTAGAAATTTCTTGATAAGAATATTGAAACGCCTCTACTACTTTTTTAGATAAATCATCAAAAACTAAAATTGGCTCGTCCAATTGTATCCAATTAGAACCTCTCTTTTTTAAAGAATTGATTACTTTTATATAAATAGGAACAATATTTTCAATCAAATCCATCTTATGAAAATTTTCCTTTTCTTTTTCTTTTCCTAAAAAAAGGTAAGAAACAGGACCTATCACAACCGGTTTTGGAATTGATTTTAATATTTTTTTTGCTTCTTCAAATTCATCGAATATTTTTCTTGAAAAAATACTAAATTTTTGATTTTTGTAAAATTCGGGGACTATGTAATGATAATTAGTATTGAACCACTTAGTCATCTCCATAGCTTTTATATCCAATCCTTTTTTTTGAATCCCTCTAGCCATTGCAAAATAAATCTCTATCTTCTGATTACTACTACTATCATCATTAGTAGTATCATGAACTATTTCTTTATAAGATTCTGGAATTGCCCCTAATAATAAAGACATATCTAGTACATGATCATAAAAACTAAAATCATTACATGGGATCAAATCCATCCCGGATTTTTCTTGTATTTTCCAATTTTCTTCTCGTATTTGTTTTCCAACATCAAACAATTTTTTTGAATCAATTTTATTTCCCCAATAAGATTCGCAAGCTTTTTTTAATTCTCTTCGTATTCCTATACGAGGATAACCTAAATTATGTTTTAGCATATTAATTATTTTCTTTTTTAAAGAATGGGGGCCCCCCTTTTTTATTTTTCATTCTTTCTTTTCTAATCTATTTATATATAAGTATTCTAAAATTTCTTTATCCAAAAAAGAAAAATGGACATTTCTTCTTTTCATCATAATTTCAGCTGTTTCACAAACCTTCCTAAAAAGAATCAATTTCTTATTTTGTATTCCTCCAAAAGAGAATGAAGAAATGTATCTAGGAGGAAATCCATATCCAAAAATATTTGCATTAACACCAACTATTGTAGCAGTATTAAATGGGGTATTGATAGCAGATTTAGAATGATCTCCCATAATCATCCCAAAAAATTGTACATCAATAGGATAAAAATCCTTTTTTTTATAATTCCAAACTGTTACTTTAGAATAATCATTTCTTAAATTCGAAATATTCGTTCCAGCTCCTAAATTACACCATTCTCCCAAAATAGTATTTCCTAAAAAACCATCATGAGCTTTGTTCGAATAAGAAAATAGAATAGAATTTCTTATTTCTCCACCTACTTTACAAAATGGACCAATAGTTGTCGATCCATATACTTTAGTCCCCATGTTTAATGTTGCTTTCTGACAAATCGCGACGGGGCCTCTAATCATGGATCCTTCCATAATTTGAACTCCTTTTCCAAGATATATTGGACCTGTATTCGCGTTGAGTACAATATTTTCTGCAACTATTTCTTCTTCCAGAAATATTTTTTCTTTCAAAAGAATCTGGTTATTTCCTAAAATAGAACAAGATTTTTTTTTCTTAAAAAAAGAAAAAAAATCTTGTTTTAATACAATTTCGTTATGGATAAATAGATCCCATGGATATTGAATATAAACAATTTTATTTAGGGGATAAACTTTTTTGTATTTTTTCTTTTTTTTAATAATAAGAGATGCCTCCGATGCATCGGAATAGGAAAAATAAGATTCTCTAAAAGCAACAATCTTATTGTTGCAAACAATCGCTTCATTTTCTTTTAATTTGAAAAGAATTTGAATCAACTCTTCATTTGGAATAAATGAAGAGTTGATTAGTAAAATGTTTCTAAATACATTGTTTCTACTAATCCCAAAAGAATATTTTTTTGAAAGATATGGCTGGGTAAGAATTACTGCTTTTCCCCCCATATATTTTTCCCATCTTTCTCTTAGAGTAAAAATTCCTAAACGAATTTCAGATACTGGTCTAGTGAATGTAATAGGAAACAAATTTTCCCATTCTATCCCATCATATAATATAAAAAAATCCATAACAATAACGACATAAAATGATTACTTCTTTTTATTTATATTATTATATTTTTCATATTTTTTTTTAAACCTTTCTGCGGGACCTGTTTTTCCTAGAAATCTTTTTTCTCCAGTAAAAAAAGGATGTGAAAAACTAGATACTTCCATTTTATATAGAGGATAATCTAGTCCATTTATTTGAATAGAATCTTTTGTTTCTACTGTAGATCTGCATATTAATATTTTTTCGTTGTTAATATCTTTAAAAACAACAGGTCTATAATTTTTTGGATGTATTTTTTTTCTCATAATTCAATTCTTATTTTCTTACTTTACTCTTACACAGTAGTTATTATATATAAGTATATATAAGTATTATCATTAGGAATATTTATTGATTTAGTGGAAAACGATAAATCATTCCATTAATATTCATTCCCGCTCCTAATGATGCCATTAAAATAGTATCTCCAGGATGAATTTCATGAGGAGGCATTTTTCCTTGAAGAATTAAATCTAATAAAGTAGGAACAGTAGCAACAGAAGAATTTCCAAATTTTTGGATAGTCATTGGCATTAAATTTGAATAAAAATATTTGTTTTTAAAAAAAAAAGAAGAATCATTGTACAATTTCAACAATCTTTTCAAAATAGCATAATCCATTTTAGCATTTGCTTGATGAATAAGAATTTTTTTAATATCTTTAATATGTAAATCCGCATGGTCCAATATATTTTTTAGCATATTGGGAACTTCTGTTAATGCGTATTCATAAATCCGTCTTCCATTCATTTTAATATTGACTAAAGATTTCTTATAACTAGGATTCAAAGAAGGTCCATTAGTTAAATAATGTAATTCCTCATTGTTATTGCATTGAGAATCATAATAAATTATCCCGTTATTTTCATCTTTTATATCATCAATTGCAGATAACACTGCGGCTCCTGCTCCATCCGAAAAAATCATTGCATTTCTATCATGTGGATCTATAACTTTAGATAAAGTCTCAGAACTTGTAATCAAAATATTATTAGCATACCTAGATCGTAAAAGTTGATCTGCTAAAATCATCCCTTCGATCCATCCTGTACATCCAAAAATCATATCATATGGACGACATTTTCTATTTTTTATTTGAAGTTTATTCTTCACTCTAGCTGCTATCGAAGGCATCAAATCAGATTGAAAAGAAATAGGATTGATATCTCCATAATTGTGAGCAGATATAATATAATCTATTTTTTCTTTATCAATTTTGGAATTGATCAAAGCTTTTTTTGCAGCAATAGTAGCAATATCTGAATTAAATAAATTATTATTATTAATGTATCTTCTTTCTTCTATTTCGGTTATTTTTTGAAATTTTTTAATAATATCTTCATTAGATTTATTGATTTTTAATCCTTTTTGATCGTAAAATGTATGTTTTAAAAAATGATTGCTTTTTACAATCTTTTTTGGTAAATAATGTCCAGTTCCTGTAATAACTGATCGAATCATTTCACTACGTTTGAAAATAATAAATAATAAATAATAAAATCTTTTGAAAAAATCGTTTTTTTCATTTCTGTTATGTAAATTACAGAATCTTATGAACAAAGATCCTCTTTTCTCAAATGAAAAAGAATTAACAAAAATGTTTGACGACATTTCTTCAAGATATGATTTTCTGAATCATGTTTTGTCTTTTGGAATAGATTTTCTTTGGAGAAAGAAAGCAGTGAATCTTCTAAATCACATTAATAAAAAAAAAAAAATATTAGATGTAGCTACTGGAACTGGAGATTTTGCTATACTAATTGCTAAAAAATTTCATGACACTAATGTGATAGGTATGGATCCATCTTACAAAATGCTAAAAATAGCTCAAAAAAAAATAAAAAATCATTTTCTTGAAAAAAGAGTTCAAATTATTCAGGGCTATTCACAAAATATCCCATTTAAAAATGATACATTTGACGGGGTGACTATTTCTTTCGGTTTTAGAAATTTTCAGTGTTTTCACATTTCTTTAAAAGAAATATATAGAATCCTTAAACCTTTGGGTTTTTTAGAAATTTTAGAATTTTCTCATCCTTCAAATATTTGTATAAAAAAACTTTATTATTTTTATTCTCATTTTATTTTACCTAAAATTGGAAGTTATCTATCAAAAAATTATTTTGCCTATAACTATTTACAAGAATCTATTAAATCTTTTTCTTATTACGGAAATAAAATGAAAAAATTTTTAAAATACCACAGATTTAACCCCATTCATACAAAAAAATTAACATTTGGAATTGCATCTATTTATTTATCAAAAAAAATAGTTTCTTCTAAGTGATATTTTTAGATCAATTAAAATTTTTTCATACTTATGAAGTCTTTATCTGGATATTTTACATCTGCTTTTCTAAAAAAAAGAATTAAAAATATAGAACATATTATCCGGAATCCAATAGGTACCCAACATCAATTAATGCAAAAATTGATTGTATATGCAAAAAATACTGAATTTGGAAAAAAATATGGATTTTGCAACATCAAAAAATACAAACAATTTTCTGAAAGAATCCCCATCTCTAAATATATGGATTTACATCCTATAATTAAAAGAATCAGAAAAGGAGAAAAAAATGTTCTTTGGCCCGGTCAAGTAAAATGGTTCGCCAGATCATCTGGAACTACAAATACAAAAAGTAAGTATATTCCTGTGACTAAGAATTCTATGAATGAATGTCATTACAAAGCAGGAAAAGATATGTTATCTATATACATTCATAATCATCCCAAAACGAAAGTTTTTTTCGGAAAATCTCTTCGTTTAGGAGGAAGTTTCGAGTTATACAAAAAGTACAATACTTTTTATGGAGACTTATCTTCTATTTTGATAAAAAACCTTCCATTTTGGGCGGAATATATTAGTATTCCAAATAAAAAAATTGCTTTAATAAGTGAATGGGAAAAAAAATTAGAAACCCTTGTTAAAGAAACATTATATAAAGATGTCCGCATTCTTTTAGGAGTTTGTTCTTGGTTACTAATTTTTTTAAACCAATTATTACAAACATCTAAAAAAAACAAAATAGATGAAATATGGAAAAACATAGAAGTGATTTTCCATGGAGGTGTAAGTTTTAAACCATATATTTCACAATACAATAATTTATTCTCTAACTCTATTAATTATTATGAAGTATACAGCGCATCAGAAGGTTTTTTTGCAATACAGGATCAAAAAAATGAAAAAGATCTTTTACTATTATTAGATCATGGAATTTTTTATGAATTTATTCCCATGGAAGAATTCGAGCTCCCTTATCAAAAAATTATTCCTATTGAAAAAGTAGAATTGAACAAAAATTATGCAATTGTTATTTCTACAAACGCTGGATTATGGAGATATATAGTTGGCGACACAATAAAATTCACTAGTTTATCTCCATATAGAATTCTTATTTCTGGAAGAACTACCCATTATATAAATTCTTTTGGAGAAGAATTAATTATTGAAAATGCGGAAAAAGCATTACACATGGCTTGTATAAAAACTGATTCTATTATTCATGAATATACAGCAGGGCCTATTTATATGAATCAGAAAAATTCGGGAGCTCATGAATGGATTATAGAATTTAAAGAACCACCAAAAAATTTAAACAATTTTAGAGATCTTTTAGATGAAGAATTAAAATCTTTGAATTCGGATTATGAAATTAAACGGGATAAGAATATAATTTTACGTCCTCCTGTTATATATGTTGCTAGAAATGGATTGTTTTACGATTGGTTAAAAAAACAGAAAAAATTAGGGGGACAAAATAAAGTCCCCCGATTGTCTAATGATAGAAAATATATAGATTCTCTGTTAAATATGTAGTTTTTTAATTCAAAAATTATTTTTATTTTAACTTTACAATACAATCATACATATGTATATGTACTTGACATCAGAAAAAAAAAAAGAAATATTTAAAACTTATGGAGCATCTGTTTTAGATACAGGTTCATCCAAAGCACAAGTTGCTTTATTTACTTATAGAATTAACCATTTAAGCAAACATCTAGAAAATAATAAGAAAGACTTCAACACAGAAAGAGCACTAGTCAAATTAGTAGGAAAAAGAAAAAAACTACTGAAATATATAGAACTATATGATAGAAATAGTTACAAAGAACTAATCAAACACTTGGGATTAAGAAAATGATCAATTTACAGAAAAAAATAAAAACTGATAAATAAATAATCCGATTCTCCATACACAAACACAATACAAAATAATATAATTAAGTAAAGTAAGTGTATCAATTACTATGATGTAATTTCTAATTACAAATAAATTATCCTTTTAAGATCTTTTCAGAAAGGAGATAAAAACACAATTTTTTTTTTGTTTTTTTTTATTCAGTTCAGACAGATCAGAAGAAAACAATTCAATATGTCAGATATAGTAAAAGAAATTATTTCTCTAGAAGATGATCGTACTATTGTAATAGAAACAGGACAGTTAGCTAAACAAGCTGACGGGTCTGCTATTGTACGTACAAAAAATACAATGTTATTAGCAACTGTAGTCGTTTCCAAGGAAATTAAAAATGGAATCAATTTTTTGCCATTAACAGTAGATTATAGAGAAAAATATTCTGCAGGTGGAAAAATTCCTGGTGGATTTATAAAAAGAGAAGGAAGACCTTCTGATGAAGAGATTTTAACAATGAGATTAGTAGATCGTGTCTTAAGACCTACTTTTCCTGATTTCTTTCGA from Blattabacterium cuenoti carries:
- the rpoN gene encoding RNA polymerase factor sigma-54, whose amino-acid sequence is MLKQKLLQKGQQKLSPQQIKLMKLVQLSTLDFEQRVKQELEENTALELEEDCYNNKDNNIIIDHNKNRITDVRSDENSEIFDFSDDENGIINDSSADLSSKKNLDEIIIDNNNHNFIKQYRGGFGKDISIISGISFQEYLKSQLHTFRFLNQEDLLIADFILGNIDEDGYLRRDLTALSDDILLILGISVSVKKIEKLLLNYIQKLDPIGVGSRNLQECLLLQLKNKKKSSEINFAKKIVQDYFKFFTKKHYQKLQNKLGTTKKNLRKAISKIEKLNPKPGKIYSGNAKNLDDFDNLIPDFTICIVDGKLELSLNQRNTPEVKISSLYLEMLKSYNCSKKIKNIKNDENAIMFIKQKIDSAKWFVDAIKQRKDTLMLTMNAIMDYQKEYFLTGDPYQIKPMILKNISQKIGVGISTVSRVANSKYVNTPYGTFLIKSFFSEKMINEEGEEISSIEIKKLLGDSIEKENKKSPLTDEKLSNILKRKGYPIARRTVAKYRSQMQIPVARMRKIL
- a CDS encoding aldehyde dehydrogenase family protein, translating into MNMNNNKFQTINPVDNSIINTYSFLSEKDILEKISIAHKAYEEWKNTSFSYRIKQIIKLSFCMKKTIDIISYLITQEMGKPIYQSKSEVNKSIKLCEYYSSIKESVFFKNITTTEYEKSYVRFESIGAILGIMPWNYPIWQTIRYAIPNLLLGNVILLKPAFNTTGCSILLEKIFIESGFPKGVFQVLLIDIPKIESVISNSTIQGVTFTGSHFAGSHIGYLSGKYIKKSVLELGGNDAFVVLKDVKNIEETGKIATKSRLNNTGQTCISAKRFVVDNSISDYFIDIVIQEMKKYQRGDLYDESTKIGYISRSDLSEKLYKQYNNIIANEAKICLSSVREKNFFSPSLLKIKNNNISSNKEELFGPIGLIYTFFDEQEIPSIVNSTCYGLGASIWTEDLEKAEELSKKIQTGMVFINEVVKSDPRFPFGGIKKSGYGRELSVLSIKEFSNWKTIIIKK
- a CDS encoding SufE family protein → MTLQEKEEEIKKEFILLKDWEEKYEYLIDLGRNLPEKSIDFRSDDKLIYGCQSQVWLGAQLKGVRVFFDADSDALLPRGMAALMIRLYSGQIPFEIISSNANFISEIGLKTFLSPIRSNGLFLFLKKIKLYAICFQEKISIQTSRKVT
- the metE gene encoding 5-methyltetrahydropteroyltriglutamate--homocysteine S-methyltransferase, yielding MLKHNLGYPRIGIRRELKKACESYWGNKIDSKKLFDVGKQIREENWKIQEKSGMDLIPCNDFSFYDHVLDMSLLLGAIPESYKEIVHDTTNDDSSSNQKIEIYFAMARGIQKKGLDIKAMEMTKWFNTNYHYIVPEFYKNQKFSIFSRKIFDEFEEAKKILKSIPKPVVIGPVSYLFLGKEKEKENFHKMDLIENIVPIYIKVINSLKKRGSNWIQLDEPILVFDDLSKKVVEAFQYSYQEISKHCSEINILLTSYFDGISENISILREFSSSINALHVDLIEDPDQLEKVLSFLSDTKMILSLGLIDGRNIWKNNYVNSIKNIERSIKVLGEKRVMIAPSCSLIHIPLDIEYEYSIHSDIKNRMVFAKQKIYELKDLEDIMKGNKDLLSQNLMSLKKTKSSFLFHDQKVKEKVKQVRDLDFQRKSPFNIRQKKQNKKFNLPVFPTTTIGSFPQTKEIRTLRNKFKKKEFSQEEYEKKIKEFIVYVIKKQEEINLDVLVHGEFERNDMVEFFSDKLKGFISTENGWVQSYGSRCVKPPIIYGDVTRNKNITTKYICFAQSQTEKLMKGMLTGPVTILQWSFVRNDQPIFTTAYQIALSIRDEVKDLEDSGIQIIQIDEPAIREGLPLKKKKWKFYFDWTVKAFRISSSVVKDETQIHTHMCYSEFNDILPHIENLDADVLTIETSRSKMELLESFSKYSYPNEIGPGVYDIHSPRIPTVKEIFDLIKKASNRFPIKNIWVNPDCGLKTRKWNEVMKSLKNMTKAAKIAREKLLNNPILNNNQKS
- a CDS encoding putative sugar nucleotidyl transferase — encoded protein: MDFFILYDGIEWENLFPITFTRPVSEIRLGIFTLRERWEKYMGGKAVILTQPYLSKKYSFGISRNNVFRNILLINSSFIPNEELIQILFKLKENEAIVCNNKIVAFRESYFSYSDASEASLIIKKKKKYKKVYPLNKIVYIQYPWDLFIHNEIVLKQDFFSFFKKKKSCSILGNNQILLKEKIFLEEEIVAENIVLNANTGPIYLGKGVQIMEGSMIRGPVAICQKATLNMGTKVYGSTTIGPFCKVGGEIRNSILFSYSNKAHDGFLGNTILGEWCNLGAGTNISNLRNDYSKVTVWNYKKKDFYPIDVQFFGMIMGDHSKSAINTPFNTATIVGVNANIFGYGFPPRYISSFSFGGIQNKKLILFRKVCETAEIMMKRRNVHFSFLDKEILEYLYINRLEKKE
- a CDS encoding type B 50S ribosomal protein L31, encoding MRKKIHPKNYRPVVFKDINNEKILICRSTVETKDSIQINGLDYPLYKMEVSSFSHPFFTGEKRFLGKTGPAERFKKKYEKYNNINKKK
- a CDS encoding 3-oxoacyl-ACP synthase III family protein, which produces MIRSVITGTGHYLPKKIVKSNHFLKHTFYDQKGLKINKSNEDIIKKFQKITEIEERRYINNNNLFNSDIATIAAKKALINSKIDKEKIDYIISAHNYGDINPISFQSDLMPSIAARVKNKLQIKNRKCRPYDMIFGCTGWIEGMILADQLLRSRYANNILITSSETLSKVIDPHDRNAMIFSDGAGAAVLSAIDDIKDENNGIIYYDSQCNNNEELHYLTNGPSLNPSYKKSLVNIKMNGRRIYEYALTEVPNMLKNILDHADLHIKDIKKILIHQANAKMDYAILKRLLKLYNDSSFFFKNKYFYSNLMPMTIQKFGNSSVATVPTLLDLILQGKMPPHEIHPGDTILMASLGAGMNINGMIYRFPLNQ
- the ubiE gene encoding bifunctional demethylmenaquinone methyltransferase/2-methoxy-6-polyprenyl-1,4-benzoquinol methylase UbiE — its product is MNKDPLFSNEKELTKMFDDISSRYDFLNHVLSFGIDFLWRKKAVNLLNHINKKKKILDVATGTGDFAILIAKKFHDTNVIGMDPSYKMLKIAQKKIKNHFLEKRVQIIQGYSQNIPFKNDTFDGVTISFGFRNFQCFHISLKEIYRILKPLGFLEILEFSHPSNICIKKLYYFYSHFILPKIGSYLSKNYFAYNYLQESIKSFSYYGNKMKKFLKYHRFNPIHTKKLTFGIASIYLSKKIVSSK